A genomic segment from Lignipirellula cremea encodes:
- a CDS encoding ISAzo13 family transposase: protein MKNVFQSLSEKERRRYAAIETVKLGRGGLRYMAELLGCSEHAIRHGIRELDSLPHDELGDRQRAPGGGRKPKIEQQPEIEDQLFEIVDVHIAGSPDEPDIVWTHLSPQAIAETLHQNGASISAPTVADWLAENDIRRRKIEKSIAGGQSPDRNAQFEQIARLREEFEDSGDPIFSIDTKAKEQLGTMYRAGRAYCNHPQKAFDHDYPSWSDGVLIPHGIYDMARNHGHLNLGLSHDTSEFACASFWWYWRRIGRFHYPDASRILWLCDGGGSNSSRHWIFKQDLSQLADRIGLPIHVAHYPPYCSKYNPIERRFFSHVGRTCRGLLLRSAKFAAELMRKTTTTTGLSTTAHILRGAFELKRKATQEFMDRMPIHFSDLLPRLNYTAVPG from the coding sequence ATGAAAAACGTCTTCCAAAGTTTGTCGGAGAAAGAGCGGCGACGATACGCCGCCATCGAGACCGTCAAACTCGGACGCGGGGGACTGCGTTACATGGCCGAACTGCTCGGCTGTTCGGAGCACGCCATTCGACACGGAATTCGTGAACTGGACTCTCTGCCCCATGACGAATTGGGCGATCGACAGCGGGCCCCCGGCGGCGGTCGAAAACCAAAAATCGAGCAACAGCCCGAGATCGAAGATCAGCTTTTTGAAATCGTCGACGTGCACATCGCCGGGAGTCCCGACGAGCCCGATATTGTCTGGACCCACCTCTCGCCGCAAGCGATCGCGGAAACGCTCCACCAAAACGGCGCCTCGATCAGTGCTCCTACTGTCGCCGATTGGCTGGCGGAAAATGACATTCGCAGGCGTAAGATCGAGAAGTCGATCGCCGGCGGACAAAGTCCTGATCGTAACGCACAGTTTGAGCAGATCGCCCGACTCCGCGAGGAGTTTGAAGATTCCGGCGACCCCATTTTTTCCATTGACACCAAGGCGAAAGAGCAACTGGGCACGATGTATCGCGCGGGCAGGGCTTATTGCAATCATCCGCAGAAGGCGTTTGACCATGACTATCCCAGTTGGTCCGATGGCGTGCTGATTCCCCACGGAATTTATGACATGGCCCGCAATCATGGCCACCTCAACCTGGGTCTGAGCCATGACACCAGTGAGTTCGCGTGCGCCAGTTTCTGGTGGTACTGGCGCCGCATCGGCCGATTTCATTACCCCGATGCGTCCCGAATCCTGTGGTTGTGCGACGGCGGCGGAAGCAACAGTTCGCGGCACTGGATTTTCAAACAGGACCTGTCGCAACTGGCCGATCGCATTGGCTTGCCGATTCATGTGGCTCACTATCCACCGTATTGCAGCAAGTACAACCCAATCGAGCGCCGCTTCTTCAGCCACGTGGGCCGGACCTGCCGCGGGCTATTGCTGCGCAGCGCGAAATTCGCGGCCGAGTTGATGCGAAAGACGACGACGACAACCGGCCTAAGCACGACCGCCCACATCCTGCGCGGGGCCTTTGAACTCAAACGGAAGGCGACCCAGGAATTCATGGACAGGATGCCGATCCACTTCTCCGATCTATTGCCTCGCCTGAACTACACCGCCGTTCCCGGATAA
- the tnpC gene encoding IS66 family transposase, whose product MDDLSNAELRALLAERDATIRAQQQTIDELQQLVKALANEVALLKRSLFGRRRERFDDPRQGSLFDAQWIGSEAETPEEEASGVDDLADEEGEQRAPRRRRGRLVFPDALPRKEQVYPLQEEDLPEHLRGREGIRRFRKKVREYLEVTPAELYVVEEYVEVVAADNEDATETEMVTAPRPPRLLDCYAGPSLLASLAVERFADYLPFYREEERLARLGVTIPRSTIARWMIGLAEPLMPLIELMRQAVLSSAVACVDETSVKLLEPGLARAATAYLWTLVGDAAHPYTTFYFTEDRSRAGPEQFLANFSGVLVSDAYVCYESLQAQWSAKQRWACCHAHARRKFEELHYLGATRDTATALGYFQRLFAVEDQARSMADDERHAVRQEHSQPVLAEFKAWLDQRLATLRPKHPLRSAIQYMTKRWESFARFLDSGAIPLENNAAERAIKMPVIGKKNHLFFASPRGGEAAMVFYTLTGTCRRLHIDPQAYLHDVFATLPRLHGDEVLTLLPDRWIAAHPQHRLQIRIDQAQRRANRKRAARAHRRRALARQPRSSSG is encoded by the coding sequence ATGGACGATCTCTCGAACGCGGAACTGCGGGCGCTGCTGGCCGAGCGCGACGCCACGATTCGCGCGCAGCAACAGACCATCGACGAGCTTCAGCAGTTGGTGAAAGCTCTGGCGAACGAAGTGGCTCTGCTAAAGCGTTCCTTGTTTGGTCGCCGCCGCGAACGGTTCGACGATCCCCGGCAAGGTTCGTTGTTCGATGCGCAGTGGATTGGTTCCGAGGCAGAGACGCCGGAAGAAGAAGCTTCAGGCGTTGATGATCTCGCCGATGAAGAAGGAGAGCAGCGTGCTCCCCGGCGACGGCGCGGCCGTCTGGTGTTTCCCGACGCGCTGCCTCGTAAAGAACAAGTTTATCCTCTCCAAGAGGAAGATCTTCCCGAACATTTGCGCGGTCGCGAAGGCATACGGCGGTTTCGCAAGAAAGTTCGCGAGTATCTCGAAGTCACGCCGGCCGAACTGTATGTCGTGGAAGAATACGTGGAAGTCGTGGCCGCGGACAATGAAGACGCGACGGAAACCGAAATGGTTACGGCGCCGCGACCGCCTCGCCTCTTGGACTGTTACGCCGGGCCTTCGCTGTTGGCCAGCCTGGCCGTGGAGCGTTTCGCCGACTATCTGCCGTTCTATCGCGAAGAAGAGCGGCTCGCGCGACTGGGCGTCACGATTCCGCGGAGCACGATCGCCCGGTGGATGATCGGCTTGGCCGAGCCGTTGATGCCGCTCATCGAGTTGATGCGACAGGCGGTGTTGTCTTCGGCCGTGGCCTGCGTAGACGAAACGTCCGTAAAGTTGCTCGAGCCCGGCTTGGCCCGCGCGGCCACCGCTTATCTATGGACCCTGGTCGGCGATGCGGCCCATCCTTACACCACGTTCTACTTCACGGAAGATCGGAGTCGAGCTGGCCCCGAACAATTCCTCGCCAACTTCTCCGGCGTGCTCGTGTCCGACGCCTACGTTTGCTACGAATCGCTGCAGGCCCAGTGGTCTGCCAAGCAGCGTTGGGCCTGCTGCCACGCGCATGCGCGGCGGAAGTTCGAAGAACTGCATTATCTCGGCGCGACGCGCGACACCGCCACGGCGCTCGGTTATTTCCAGCGGTTGTTTGCCGTTGAAGATCAAGCGCGCTCGATGGCCGATGACGAGCGACACGCCGTGCGGCAGGAACATTCCCAGCCCGTGCTCGCGGAGTTCAAGGCGTGGCTGGACCAGCGTCTGGCTACGCTGCGGCCGAAGCATCCGCTCCGCAGTGCGATTCAATACATGACGAAGCGCTGGGAAAGTTTCGCTCGCTTCCTCGACTCCGGCGCCATCCCGCTGGAAAATAACGCAGCCGAGCGGGCAATCAAAATGCCGGTGATCGGCAAGAAGAACCATCTCTTTTTTGCCAGTCCGCGCGGCGGCGAAGCCGCGATGGTCTTCTACACGCTGACCGGAACCTGCCGCCGCCTGCACATCGACCCGCAGGCGTATCTTCACGACGTGTTCGCAACGCTGCCCCGCCTGCACGGCGACGAAGTTCTCACCCTGCTCCCCGACCGCTGGATCGCAGCCCATCCCCAACACCGCCTCCAGATCCGTATCGATCAGGCCCAACGCCGCGCCAACCGCAAACGCGCCGCCCGTGCCCACCGCCGACGCGCCCTCGCCCGGCAGCCTCGCAGCAGCTCCGGCTAA
- the tnpB gene encoding IS66 family insertion sequence element accessory protein TnpB (TnpB, as the term is used for proteins encoded by IS66 family insertion elements, is considered an accessory protein, since TnpC, encoded by a neighboring gene, is a DDE family transposase.), which translates to MLNFSHQTRVFLCTTPVDMRKSFRGLCLLAESLLEEDPASGHWFVFLNRRADRLKLLGWDGRGFWIWYMHLEAGTFQSPEAATDAAHLEIDVTQLSLIIHGIDLKSAKRRRRYVASQVNGSSLNGSVTSWQI; encoded by the coding sequence ATGCTTAACTTCTCGCACCAAACTCGGGTGTTCCTCTGTACCACGCCGGTCGACATGCGGAAGAGCTTTCGCGGGCTATGCCTGTTGGCGGAGTCGCTACTTGAAGAAGACCCAGCCAGCGGCCACTGGTTCGTGTTTCTCAATCGCCGGGCCGATCGGCTCAAGCTCTTAGGCTGGGACGGCCGCGGATTCTGGATCTGGTACATGCACCTCGAAGCCGGCACGTTCCAATCGCCTGAGGCGGCGACCGACGCCGCGCACCTGGAGATCGACGTCACGCAGCTCTCCCTCATCATCCACGGCATCGACCTCAAGAGCGCCAAGCGACGCCGCCGTTATGTTGCGTCCCAGGTGAATGGAAGCTCGCTGAATGGAAGCGTCACCTCTTGGCAAATCTGA
- the tnpA gene encoding IS66 family insertion sequence element accessory protein TnpA, with product MGRRLDEDREAFWRDVVERQAESGLTVAAFCRQEQISPPSFFAWRKKLTCREKPRFVPVTISAPASAANFEIRLKGGAVVTVPSEFDEASLRRLLQVVCAVERGDA from the coding sequence ATGGGTCGGCGGCTGGATGAGGATCGAGAGGCGTTCTGGCGGGATGTGGTGGAGCGCCAAGCGGAAAGTGGGCTGACGGTGGCGGCGTTTTGCCGGCAGGAGCAGATTTCGCCGCCTTCGTTCTTCGCGTGGCGGAAGAAGTTGACCTGCCGAGAGAAGCCGCGGTTCGTGCCTGTGACGATTTCTGCCCCAGCGTCTGCCGCGAACTTCGAGATCCGGCTCAAGGGCGGCGCCGTGGTGACCGTGCCGAGCGAATTTGACGAGGCTTCGTTGCGGCGGCTGCTGCAGGTTGTCTGTGCAGTTGAGCGCGGCGATGCTTAA
- a CDS encoding DUF1552 domain-containing protein codes for MNILNDTLKMVTPDQLDRRTCLKSLTLGAGAVVLQPFLNALAAEARGEAPPPRIIFMLESNGLYPRHIQPKGVDGDNRKAEKLVDLSLKDLELPDAISPLAPFKDRMGIIQKLSHKVSGGGDHGKGFGGLGCFHWRKGVAGQTIDHSLAAAQPSIIPVVGLGVAPNAGAVFVNSVSASAPKRPTPIVCQPDLAFTSLFGSVAEGNAGKAFNARNKLLDWCRSDIKRVRQELPAMDREKLDIYLDTFEQMRTRQEKVAANKDRLKANVPAIDKFNSTVTTDRFEAQCAIATAALASGLTNVVTIDAAGGVGQYHTWKELGVMKDGHAIGHMNGPDEFSVPIRKFHAQRVADLAKRLDVVPEGDGTMLDNTLIVWMSDSGEAHHGFCGEWPLVLVGNLGGRLKTAGRFLQYPAYQQHADQIPGHRTIANLYLALLHAVGDKREQFGEPDLNLKGADQSGPLAEILV; via the coding sequence ATGAACATTCTCAACGACACGCTGAAGATGGTTACTCCCGATCAACTCGATCGTCGAACCTGCCTGAAGAGCCTCACGCTCGGCGCCGGGGCGGTCGTGCTCCAGCCGTTCCTGAATGCCTTGGCAGCGGAGGCCAGGGGCGAAGCGCCGCCGCCGCGGATCATCTTCATGCTGGAGAGCAACGGCCTGTACCCACGCCACATCCAACCGAAAGGTGTGGATGGCGACAACAGGAAGGCCGAAAAACTGGTCGATCTTTCCCTGAAGGATTTGGAACTGCCGGACGCGATCTCGCCGCTGGCGCCGTTCAAGGACCGTATGGGGATCATCCAGAAGCTCTCGCACAAAGTCTCCGGCGGCGGCGATCATGGCAAGGGCTTCGGCGGCCTCGGCTGCTTCCACTGGCGCAAGGGGGTCGCGGGGCAGACCATTGATCATTCGCTGGCGGCGGCCCAGCCGAGCATCATTCCGGTCGTGGGGTTGGGGGTTGCTCCCAACGCCGGCGCCGTGTTCGTCAACAGTGTCTCGGCCAGTGCTCCCAAGCGTCCCACGCCGATCGTCTGTCAGCCGGATCTCGCTTTCACATCGCTCTTCGGCAGCGTGGCTGAGGGGAACGCGGGAAAAGCGTTTAACGCCAGAAACAAGTTGCTCGACTGGTGCCGCTCCGACATTAAGCGTGTTCGCCAGGAATTGCCCGCGATGGATCGCGAGAAGCTGGACATCTACCTCGACACGTTCGAGCAGATGCGGACCCGGCAGGAGAAGGTCGCGGCAAACAAGGATCGGTTGAAGGCCAACGTACCCGCGATCGACAAGTTCAACAGCACGGTCACGACCGATCGTTTCGAGGCACAGTGCGCGATCGCTACGGCAGCGCTCGCATCCGGGCTGACCAATGTGGTGACGATCGACGCAGCGGGCGGCGTGGGACAGTATCACACATGGAAGGAACTCGGCGTCATGAAGGACGGTCATGCGATCGGCCACATGAACGGTCCGGACGAGTTCTCGGTGCCGATCCGCAAGTTCCACGCCCAGCGGGTCGCGGATCTGGCCAAGCGGCTCGACGTCGTCCCGGAAGGCGATGGCACGATGCTCGACAACACGCTCATTGTCTGGATGAGCGATTCGGGCGAAGCACATCACGGCTTCTGCGGCGAATGGCCGCTGGTGCTCGTCGGAAACCTGGGCGGCCGGCTCAAGACCGCCGGACGATTCCTGCAGTATCCCGCATACCAGCAACATGCGGATCAAATCCCGGGTCACCGCACGATCGCGAACCTCTATCTCGCTCTCCTGCATGCCGTCGGTGACAAACGCGAGCAATTCGGCGAACCGGATCTGAACCTCAAGGGCGCGGACCAGTCCGGCCCGTTGGCGGAAATTCTGGTGTAG
- a CDS encoding DUF1501 domain-containing protein: MFTIRPSYSDGCSRRAFLRVGAAGLGALGLPRLLRGSELADKPWVREKSVVWLWLGGGPPQAETWDPKPDAPESVRTMFGEIGTAIPGIAFGSHFPKLAERANRLAVIHSFQTPCKDHQDNWVRAMLTGSEAKMSPPSAGSVYSYFRGTNHPNTGVPSYIVLDSGNNTEFLQEHFLRGNTHGDLSEAYAPFNPAGVITRSPTPTGPQRKPDGDVTFSPLVQNMELRIPADRAANRRELLRGLDAATRRLESDPMYAAHDAYTEQAYKVLKGSVAEAFRLDREDSKTMERYDTSHITLTCPNFLKLPDFPRRPSLLGRQMLMARRLCEAGAGLVMVENCGWDFHNEGLNPGVKDGLEGFGPQLDHAVSAFLDDVRDRGLEDRILLVVCGEMGRTPKINPKGGRDHWPSLAPLLLAGGGFTMGQVIGKSDSQAGRPVTTPVTPADLISTVLRTLLDPTKLRLFPKFRGDLLRRVEQGEPIPGLT; this comes from the coding sequence ATGTTCACCATCCGACCAAGCTACTCTGATGGCTGTTCGCGGCGCGCGTTCCTGCGCGTTGGCGCGGCCGGACTGGGCGCGCTCGGCCTGCCGCGTCTCCTCCGGGGCAGCGAGCTGGCGGATAAGCCGTGGGTGCGAGAGAAGTCGGTCGTGTGGCTGTGGCTAGGCGGAGGTCCGCCGCAGGCCGAAACGTGGGATCCGAAGCCCGACGCGCCGGAATCGGTGCGCACGATGTTCGGGGAGATCGGGACCGCGATCCCCGGGATCGCTTTTGGCAGCCACTTTCCGAAGCTGGCAGAGCGAGCGAACCGGCTCGCGGTCATCCACTCATTCCAAACGCCGTGCAAGGACCATCAGGACAACTGGGTCCGTGCGATGCTCACCGGGAGCGAAGCGAAGATGTCGCCACCCAGTGCCGGGTCCGTGTACTCGTATTTCAGGGGGACAAATCACCCGAACACCGGAGTGCCCAGCTACATCGTGCTCGACAGCGGAAACAACACGGAGTTCCTGCAGGAGCATTTTCTCCGCGGCAATACCCACGGCGATCTTTCCGAGGCCTACGCCCCGTTCAATCCGGCGGGCGTCATCACGAGGTCGCCGACGCCGACCGGCCCGCAGCGGAAGCCGGACGGTGACGTCACCTTCTCGCCGCTGGTCCAGAACATGGAGCTGCGGATCCCGGCTGACCGCGCCGCGAACCGCCGCGAACTGCTCCGCGGGCTCGATGCCGCGACTCGCAGGCTGGAATCGGACCCGATGTACGCGGCCCACGACGCCTACACCGAGCAGGCGTACAAGGTGCTCAAGGGGAGCGTCGCCGAGGCGTTCCGGCTCGACCGCGAAGACTCGAAGACCATGGAGCGGTACGACACGAGTCACATCACGCTGACGTGCCCGAACTTCCTCAAGCTGCCTGATTTCCCGCGGCGGCCGTCGCTGCTCGGCCGGCAAATGCTGATGGCCCGCCGGCTGTGTGAGGCCGGGGCCGGGCTGGTCATGGTCGAGAACTGCGGGTGGGACTTCCACAACGAGGGGCTGAACCCGGGTGTGAAGGACGGGCTTGAGGGTTTCGGGCCGCAGCTCGACCATGCGGTGTCCGCGTTCCTCGACGACGTCCGCGACCGTGGCCTCGAGGACCGCATTCTGCTTGTCGTGTGCGGTGAGATGGGGCGCACGCCGAAGATCAACCCGAAGGGCGGTCGCGACCACTGGCCGAGCCTTGCCCCGCTCCTGCTCGCTGGCGGTGGGTTCACGATGGGCCAGGTGATCGGCAAGTCGGACTCGCAAGCCGGTCGCCCGGTGACGACGCCAGTGACACCAGCCGATTTGATCTCGACCGTGCTACGAACCTTGCTCGATCCGACGAAGTTGCGACTGTTCCCAAAATTCCGGGGCGACCTCCTCCGCCGCGTCGAGCAGGGTGAGCCGATTCCCGGGCTAACCTGA
- a CDS encoding DUF1501 domain-containing protein, with product MTAKKKSRFCDGLHRRTLLQMGAASVCGLSLTDFLRADTRSALDPSYRKRSIVNVWLAGGASHLDTFDMKPDAPAEFRGEFDSIATRIPGVRICEHLPRIAERLDRMALIRSLTGMVDSHDGAMCATGWPPGSMKNLGGRPNIGSVVAKLQGPTNGNVPTAVAMISAYNPSEQAYSRSAGFLGPAFDCYSPDSKDGRANLTLQNITQQRLNLLSSLDTLPRDMDARGNIQAMDAYTERAVQFVTSREFADALDITREPLAVRERYGIGVDYRGLGAPLAKSNLGQQNARLLMARRLIECGARCVNVTWEEGGARRWDTHRDNFNALRDELLPPFDIGLSALFDDLESRGMLEDVLVLVWGEFGRTPRINKDAGRDHYAPAASALLFGGGLKVGQVIGSTTRNGDLPADRPIQFQQMFATLYRHLGIDPSQTTVVDPNNRPQYLITHTDSIRELTG from the coding sequence ATGACCGCCAAGAAAAAGAGTCGCTTCTGCGACGGTCTCCACCGACGCACGCTTCTCCAAATGGGCGCCGCCAGCGTTTGTGGATTGTCTTTGACGGACTTCTTGCGGGCCGACACTCGCTCGGCGCTGGATCCCTCGTATCGCAAGCGATCGATCGTTAACGTCTGGTTGGCCGGCGGCGCTTCGCATCTGGACACATTCGATATGAAGCCGGATGCCCCGGCAGAATTCCGCGGGGAATTCGATTCGATCGCCACCAGGATTCCAGGGGTGCGGATTTGCGAGCATCTCCCGCGCATCGCCGAGCGACTGGACCGCATGGCCCTCATTCGCTCGCTCACCGGAATGGTCGACTCGCATGACGGAGCGATGTGCGCCACGGGCTGGCCACCGGGCAGCATGAAAAACCTCGGCGGACGTCCGAACATCGGATCCGTCGTAGCCAAGCTTCAAGGGCCCACGAACGGCAATGTGCCCACGGCCGTTGCCATGATCTCGGCTTACAACCCCAGCGAGCAAGCGTATTCTCGTTCGGCGGGGTTCCTTGGCCCGGCCTTCGACTGTTACTCCCCGGACAGCAAAGATGGGCGGGCCAACCTGACGTTGCAAAACATCACGCAGCAACGGCTGAACCTGCTGTCGAGTTTGGACACCCTGCCCCGAGACATGGATGCCCGCGGCAATATTCAGGCGATGGACGCCTATACCGAGCGGGCCGTGCAGTTCGTGACGTCACGTGAGTTCGCGGATGCGCTCGACATTACCCGCGAACCGCTGGCTGTGCGGGAACGTTATGGCATTGGCGTTGATTACCGGGGTCTCGGTGCTCCATTAGCGAAATCGAATCTCGGCCAGCAAAACGCCCGGTTGCTCATGGCTCGACGGTTGATCGAGTGCGGAGCGCGGTGCGTCAACGTGACCTGGGAAGAGGGTGGCGCCCGGCGGTGGGATACGCACCGAGACAACTTCAATGCCCTGCGCGATGAACTGTTGCCTCCGTTCGACATCGGCCTCAGCGCCTTATTCGACGATCTCGAATCCCGCGGCATGCTGGAAGACGTCCTTGTGCTGGTGTGGGGCGAGTTCGGTCGCACGCCGCGAATCAACAAGGATGCCGGACGCGACCACTACGCGCCTGCCGCGTCAGCGCTGCTGTTCGGCGGCGGGCTCAAGGTGGGCCAGGTCATCGGCAGCACGACCCGCAACGGCGACCTGCCAGCCGATCGCCCGATCCAATTCCAACAGATGTTCGCCACGCTGTATCGACACCTCGGTATCGATCCGTCGCAAACAACAGTGGTGGATCCAAACAACCGGCCGCAGTACCTGATCACGCATACGGATTCAATTCGCGAACTGACCGGGTGA